A region from the Sutcliffiella horikoshii genome encodes:
- a CDS encoding manganese-dependent inorganic pyrophosphatase, with amino-acid sequence MTKVLVLGHKNPDTDSICSAIAYAELKKQLGMDAEPVRLGELNGETEFALKEFNSEVPRLVETVANEVKEVILVDHNERQQSVSDIDQVRVLEVIDHHRIANFETADPLYYRAEPVGCTATILNKLYKENGVEISKPVAGLMLSAIISDSLLFKSPTCTEQDVQAAKELAEIAGVNAEEYGLAMLKAGADISDKTVEQLISLDAKEFQMGDYKVEIAQVNTVDTNDVLAKQEELEAVITANVADKDLDLFLLVVTDILENDSVALALGSQAPIVEKAYNVKLENNTALLKGVVSRKKQVVPVLTDALTK; translated from the coding sequence ATGACAAAAGTTTTAGTACTAGGACATAAAAACCCAGATACAGATTCCATCTGCTCAGCCATCGCTTATGCAGAGTTGAAAAAGCAATTAGGCATGGACGCAGAGCCGGTTCGTTTAGGAGAGTTAAACGGGGAAACAGAATTTGCGTTAAAAGAATTCAACAGTGAAGTGCCGCGTTTAGTGGAAACTGTTGCAAACGAAGTGAAGGAAGTAATATTGGTTGACCACAACGAGCGCCAACAAAGCGTAAGCGACATCGATCAAGTTCGCGTTCTTGAAGTAATCGATCACCACCGTATCGCAAACTTTGAAACGGCAGATCCTTTATACTACCGTGCAGAGCCTGTTGGCTGCACAGCGACGATCTTGAACAAGCTTTACAAAGAAAATGGCGTGGAAATCTCCAAGCCGGTTGCAGGTTTGATGCTTTCTGCCATCATTTCTGATTCCCTATTGTTCAAATCCCCAACTTGCACAGAGCAAGATGTACAAGCTGCAAAAGAACTGGCGGAAATCGCGGGTGTGAATGCAGAAGAGTACGGCTTAGCGATGTTAAAAGCGGGAGCGGACATTAGCGACAAAACAGTAGAACAGCTAATCTCTCTTGACGCAAAAGAATTCCAAATGGGCGACTACAAAGTGGAAATCGCACAAGTAAACACGGTTGATACAAACGACGTTCTTGCCAAACAAGAAGAGTTAGAAGCAGTAATCACAGCGAACGTTGCGGACAAGGACCTAGATTTGTTCTTACTTGTCGTGACAGATATTTTAGAAAATGATTCTGTTGCACTTGCACTGGGATCCCAGGCTCCGATTGTGGAGAAAGCGTACAACGTGAAGCTTGAGAACAACACAGCTTTGTTAAAGGGTGTTGTGTCCCGTAAGAAGCAGGTTGTACCTGTGTTGACGGATGCTTTAACAAAATAA
- a CDS encoding ABC transporter substrate-binding protein, producing the protein MRKLRLLALSFLIVLLMVAAGCSNTNSNTNSGTAGEELKEKDWSDITELADGSKVRIFMWGGDEGINRYMDEWVAPNLKESHNIELERVPMDTNEILQKLSTEKRANKEEGTIDIIWINGENFKNAKEFELLYGPFSEKLPNYQNYVDTESLDVQYDFGIEVEGLEAPWGKVQFVFQYDEEKIQTPPANFEELKNWIKGNPGKFTYPEANDFTGNAFLRHVLYDVVGGPEKLLENGYNEEVLAEHEDALWSYLREIQPSLWRNGETYPATLTDLDRLYSQGELWMTMGYNEARAESLIKDGVFPESTKSFVLDSGSIGNTHFLAIPFNSPNKAGAMVAIDFLMSLDAQLAKYESTYWGENMALDPTKLPEDAQEKLADMDRGASVLPPKKLSESLLPEVDAEYVNWLKEHWVNEVVQKQ; encoded by the coding sequence ATGAGGAAGTTAAGGTTACTGGCATTGTCATTTTTAATCGTACTATTAATGGTCGCAGCTGGCTGCTCGAACACAAACTCAAACACAAACAGCGGCACTGCCGGCGAAGAACTTAAAGAAAAAGACTGGAGCGACATAACCGAACTTGCAGACGGCTCCAAGGTCCGCATTTTCATGTGGGGCGGAGATGAAGGGATCAACCGTTACATGGATGAATGGGTCGCACCTAATCTTAAAGAAAGTCATAACATCGAACTAGAACGAGTGCCGATGGACACAAACGAAATCCTCCAAAAATTGTCCACGGAAAAGCGTGCAAATAAAGAAGAAGGGACTATCGATATAATCTGGATAAACGGTGAGAACTTCAAGAACGCCAAGGAGTTTGAACTACTCTACGGTCCTTTCAGCGAAAAATTGCCAAACTATCAGAACTATGTCGACACAGAAAGTCTCGACGTTCAATATGATTTCGGTATAGAAGTAGAAGGACTGGAGGCGCCATGGGGGAAAGTGCAATTTGTTTTCCAATATGATGAGGAAAAAATCCAGACCCCACCTGCCAACTTTGAAGAGCTCAAGAATTGGATAAAAGGAAACCCAGGAAAGTTCACATATCCTGAGGCAAATGATTTTACAGGAAACGCGTTTCTAAGGCATGTTCTGTACGATGTGGTCGGCGGCCCGGAAAAATTATTAGAAAACGGCTACAACGAAGAAGTTTTAGCAGAACACGAAGACGCACTCTGGAGCTATCTCCGTGAAATCCAACCTTCCCTTTGGAGAAACGGGGAAACCTATCCAGCAACTTTAACGGATCTCGACCGCCTGTATAGCCAAGGGGAATTGTGGATGACGATGGGATATAACGAAGCGAGGGCGGAAAGTCTTATCAAGGACGGCGTATTCCCGGAAAGCACGAAATCCTTTGTGTTAGATTCAGGTTCTATCGGAAACACGCACTTCCTGGCCATCCCGTTTAACAGTCCAAATAAAGCAGGGGCAATGGTGGCGATTGATTTCTTGATGTCCCTGGATGCACAGCTTGCAAAATACGAGTCAACCTATTGGGGAGAAAATATGGCGCTTGATCCGACAAAGCTGCCAGAGGACGCACAGGAAAAGCTAGCGGATATGGACCGCGGAGCTTCTGTCCTGCCACCGAAAAAGTTGAGTGAAAGTCTGTTACCAGAAGTGGATGCAGAATATGTGAATTGGTTGAAGGAGCATTGGGTCAATGAAGTGGTTCAAAAGCAATAG
- a CDS encoding ABC transporter permease, with protein sequence MKWFKSNSWSLALLPAFLFTFCLVVYGLFMAAQESVTTLNGFSTDAYKKIFQNEAFLDSLTYSLRIAFVSTTLSLVLGLLLTKFLFETLKNHLARTMVWLPMLFPHFVWGYMMILLFSQTGWFSTMLHAMSIIDSPDQFPVLTNDRYGIGIIITYTLKEIPFVVLMLLPVYAQLNRDLPNVVKTLGGNKWHVFKTVEWPWLFPVLMEAGLIVFAFILAAFEVPYLLGTTYPKMVSVLAYEWFYQGDWSKRPESFAVMMTVTAIIFGLLVLLLSLVSRSRYRMMKGNGM encoded by the coding sequence ATGAAGTGGTTCAAAAGCAATAGCTGGAGTCTTGCACTCCTTCCTGCTTTTCTTTTTACATTCTGCCTTGTCGTGTATGGGCTGTTTATGGCGGCACAGGAGAGTGTGACAACCTTGAACGGCTTTTCAACGGATGCATATAAAAAAATATTTCAAAACGAGGCTTTCCTGGATTCTTTAACATACAGTCTCAGGATTGCCTTCGTTTCCACGACGCTGTCACTCGTATTGGGACTATTACTAACTAAATTTCTATTTGAAACCTTAAAGAACCACCTGGCACGGACAATGGTTTGGCTGCCAATGCTATTTCCACACTTTGTTTGGGGATATATGATGATCCTGCTGTTCTCGCAAACGGGTTGGTTTTCCACGATGTTGCATGCTATGTCCATCATAGATAGTCCGGATCAGTTTCCGGTACTGACCAATGACCGCTATGGGATTGGCATCATTATCACCTACACATTAAAAGAGATTCCCTTTGTTGTGTTGATGTTGTTGCCTGTATATGCACAGCTCAACCGGGATCTGCCAAATGTGGTGAAGACACTTGGCGGCAACAAGTGGCATGTGTTTAAAACGGTGGAGTGGCCATGGTTGTTTCCAGTATTGATGGAGGCAGGGCTGATTGTTTTTGCCTTTATTTTGGCAGCATTTGAAGTGCCGTATTTACTTGGGACGACCTATCCGAAAATGGTATCGGTCCTTGCGTATGAATGGTTTTATCAAGGGGACTGGAGCAAAAGGCCGGAATCATTTGCTGTGATGATGACAGTGACCGCCATTATTTTTGGGCTGCTCGTTCTTTTGTTGAGCTTGGTCTCAAGATCACGGTATCGCATGATGAAAGGAAACGGGATGTAG
- a CDS encoding ABC transporter permease, translated as MRENRNWSILYIIFAFVLFFPVQLLFAKSVSYGWRWGEIIPTSFSERGFTVLLNDSRFYSAIGMTLLIGIIVILLNLLIAVPAARALAFHTFRGKWIVEVVLLLPILIPSLAVAMGIHITMIRLGLADHWLGVVLVHLIPTVPYSIKILRSGFERLGQKWEEQASSLGGTKAAILYRIYLPQLLPSFRSMVFLIFVISLSQYALTSIIGGGNVLTLAMLYFPFLSSVDEAVIASFSIVFALLPICVMIGFELVFRLVIPYQKRVFLD; from the coding sequence ATGAGAGAGAATAGAAACTGGAGCATATTGTATATCATTTTCGCATTCGTTCTCTTTTTTCCTGTTCAGCTTTTGTTTGCAAAAAGCGTATCGTACGGTTGGCGGTGGGGAGAGATCATCCCAACTTCTTTTTCAGAAAGAGGCTTTACCGTTCTGCTTAATGATTCGCGCTTTTATTCGGCAATTGGAATGACGCTTTTAATTGGGATTATTGTTATTCTCCTAAATCTATTAATTGCTGTACCTGCTGCAAGGGCACTGGCTTTTCACACGTTCAGGGGAAAATGGATCGTGGAAGTCGTGCTCCTTCTCCCAATCCTCATTCCTAGCCTTGCGGTGGCGATGGGAATTCATATCACGATGATACGACTAGGTTTGGCGGATCATTGGCTTGGTGTGGTGTTGGTTCACCTCATCCCGACAGTACCTTATTCCATAAAAATTTTAAGATCTGGTTTTGAAAGACTGGGGCAGAAGTGGGAGGAACAAGCGAGTTCCCTTGGCGGCACAAAAGCGGCAATCCTCTACAGAATTTATTTGCCGCAATTATTGCCAAGCTTTCGAAGTATGGTGTTTTTGATTTTTGTTATTTCCCTTAGTCAATACGCACTAACCTCCATCATCGGCGGTGGAAACGTTTTGACGTTGGCTATGCTATATTTTCCGTTCCTGTCGTCAGTGGACGAAGCAGTCATTGCCAGTTTTTCTATAGTGTTTGCGCTGCTTCCTATTTGTGTGATGATCGGGTTTGAGCTAGTGTTTCGACTGGTGATTCCTTATCAGAAAAGGGTGTTTTTAGATTGA
- a CDS encoding ABC transporter ATP-binding protein: MNEKIVIEKVSKNFGEKCIISNMNLTIEQGETISVVGPSGSGKSTLLKCLAGLEAVSAGSIKIGEKDITSMQANQRPIVMMFQQPLLFPHMTVLENVMIGLSFKRKGTKAERKEQAANFIMKVGLEGYGKSYPYELSGGQQQRVALARALITNPQLILLDEPFSSIDNEKRDELRLWVRNLLKEEGIASLFVTHDIEEAMLMGDRVVVFAEQKVQQVGKPMDVYEEPATPFVAKFYSDGLLIGKDSFVHSQKLILDKEQSEDCYQSYAGKVVQKKVKHGSLFYDIQMESIHQKLTLPSVENLALSQQVWVTVKKEQDIVHFKNSL, from the coding sequence TTGAATGAAAAAATAGTGATAGAAAAAGTATCGAAAAATTTTGGAGAGAAATGCATCATAAGTAATATGAATTTGACGATTGAGCAAGGAGAGACCATCAGTGTGGTCGGCCCTTCAGGAAGCGGCAAGTCGACACTATTGAAATGCCTTGCGGGACTGGAAGCCGTTTCAGCCGGAAGCATCAAAATAGGGGAAAAGGATATCACCTCCATGCAGGCCAATCAGCGTCCAATTGTCATGATGTTTCAACAGCCTCTTTTGTTTCCCCATATGACTGTCTTGGAAAATGTCATGATAGGTTTATCTTTTAAAAGAAAAGGGACAAAAGCCGAGCGAAAAGAGCAAGCTGCTAATTTTATCATGAAAGTTGGACTAGAGGGCTACGGAAAAAGCTATCCTTATGAACTTTCCGGCGGGCAGCAGCAAAGGGTGGCACTAGCCCGCGCATTGATTACGAACCCGCAACTGATATTGTTGGATGAGCCGTTTAGCAGCATCGATAATGAAAAAAGGGACGAATTGAGATTATGGGTGAGAAATTTATTGAAAGAAGAAGGTATTGCCAGCCTTTTTGTCACCCATGATATAGAAGAAGCGATGCTGATGGGGGATAGGGTCGTGGTATTTGCCGAGCAAAAAGTCCAGCAGGTTGGCAAGCCGATGGACGTGTATGAAGAGCCGGCAACACCTTTTGTGGCAAAATTTTATTCAGATGGCCTTTTAATTGGGAAGGATTCCTTTGTTCATTCACAAAAATTAATCTTAGATAAAGAACAGTCAGAGGACTGCTATCAATCCTATGCAGGTAAAGTAGTACAGAAAAAAGTAAAACACGGCAGTCTTTTTTATGATATTCAGATGGAATCCATCCATCAAAAGCTTACACTTCCTTCTGTGGAAAATTTAGCCCTATCCCAGCAAGTATGGGTAACGGTGAAAAAAGAACAGGATATAGTACATTTTAAAAATTCGTTATAA
- a CDS encoding CDP-alcohol phosphatidyltransferase family protein codes for MLDTHARKYVQPLISNTAEQLLKFGLTPNQVTVISFCIGVSSGAFFYFGLPIIAVLVLWISGFLDAVDGTMARKTKSSPWGTVMDVTFDRLVEISVILGVAFVYPEIQWALLLLSVSIIFSITVFLTVGAVSEKQGMKSFYYQAGLAERTEGFILLSLMMLLPPFVLWTTLIFLAVEIITGLQRFLEAKRILQ; via the coding sequence ATGCTTGATACGCATGCCCGAAAATATGTACAACCATTGATATCAAACACGGCAGAGCAATTGTTGAAGTTCGGATTGACACCAAACCAGGTCACTGTCATATCTTTTTGTATCGGTGTCTCATCCGGAGCCTTTTTCTATTTTGGCCTGCCAATCATAGCAGTATTGGTTCTGTGGATTTCGGGCTTTCTTGATGCGGTCGATGGTACTATGGCCCGCAAAACGAAGTCTTCTCCATGGGGAACGGTGATGGACGTCACGTTTGATCGACTGGTTGAGATCAGCGTCATCCTCGGTGTGGCATTTGTCTATCCCGAAATACAGTGGGCATTGTTATTGTTGAGCGTGTCCATTATTTTTTCCATTACGGTCTTTTTGACGGTCGGTGCGGTTTCTGAAAAGCAGGGGATGAAGTCCTTTTACTATCAGGCCGGGCTTGCGGAAAGAACAGAAGGATTTATCTTGCTCTCACTCATGATGCTGCTGCCTCCATTTGTCCTATGGACCACCCTGATTTTCCTCGCAGTCGAAATAATCACCGGCCTCCAACGTTTCCTCGAAGCAAAAAGGATCTTGCAGTAG
- a CDS encoding lmo0937 family membrane protein, whose amino-acid sequence MLWTIFAVLLILWLLGFSFDIAGNLIHIILVLALIALVFNLFAGRRRP is encoded by the coding sequence ATGTTATGGACAATCTTTGCAGTATTACTTATTCTATGGTTACTTGGATTCTCTTTTGATATCGCAGGGAACCTAATTCACATTATTCTTGTATTAGCACTAATCGCTTTAGTCTTTAACTTATTCGCTGGCCGTAGAAGGCCTTAG
- a CDS encoding lmo0937 family membrane protein, which produces MLWTIFVVLLVLWLLGFAMEIGGGLIHILLVLAVLAIVFNLFGRRRGVR; this is translated from the coding sequence ATGTTATGGACAATATTTGTTGTACTTTTAGTTCTATGGTTACTTGGTTTCGCAATGGAAATTGGCGGAGGACTAATTCACATTCTTTTAGTTCTTGCAGTGTTAGCTATCGTATTTAACCTATTTGGAAGAAGACGTGGCGTCAGGTAA
- a CDS encoding CsbD family protein yields MNQTTMKGKWNQMKGDAKKKWGNLTDDDLQQIEGDRDKLVGKIQERHGKSKEEAEREVDGWM; encoded by the coding sequence ATGAATCAGACAACCATGAAAGGTAAGTGGAACCAGATGAAAGGTGACGCCAAGAAGAAATGGGGAAATCTCACGGATGATGATCTTCAACAAATTGAGGGAGATCGTGATAAGCTGGTAGGCAAAATTCAGGAACGCCACGGGAAGTCAAAAGAAGAGGCGGAACGTGAAGTAGACGGTTGGATGTAG
- a CDS encoding stress-induced protein, KGG, repeat-containing protein has translation MANNNNNNSNNNNNSNNSNNSNNSGSNSSTMTYEERGRKGGEKTKQEHGQEHFEEIGQKGGNKTLNEHGKEHFEEIGQKGGGNNSNSN, from the coding sequence ATGGCTAACAACAATAACAATAACAGCAATAACAATAACAATAGTAATAACAGCAACAACTCTAACAACAGCGGTTCTAACAGCTCCACAATGACTTACGAGGAGCGAGGTCGTAAGGGCGGAGAGAAGACTAAGCAGGAGCATGGTCAGGAGCATTTCGAGGAAATCGGCCAAAAAGGCGGTAACAAGACGCTGAATGAACACGGCAAAGAACACTTCGAAGAAATCGGCCAAAAAGGCGGAGGAAATAACTCGAACTCCAATTAA
- a CDS encoding SDR family oxidoreductase — MSEERFDSVQTDGQPSQEQGKQPGDENEMVPEPICDNPNYKGSGKLKGKNAIITGGDSGIGRAVAIAYAKEGANVSIVYLDEHEDAKETKQIVEQYGGKCLLYSGDIGQKDFCTDVVKQTAEELGGLHILVNNAAEQHVQEKIEDISEEQLLRTFQTNIFSYFYFIQAAMPYLDKGSSIINTASVVAYKGMPVLMDYSATKGAIVALTRSLSENIVGSGIRVNGVAPGPIWTPLIPASFEGEQVEEFGTNSPMGRPGQPAELAPAYVYLASEDSSYVSGQMIHINGGTVVNG; from the coding sequence ATGAGTGAAGAACGATTTGATTCCGTACAAACAGATGGCCAACCGTCACAAGAACAAGGAAAACAACCTGGTGACGAAAATGAAATGGTACCAGAACCAATCTGCGATAACCCCAACTATAAGGGAAGCGGAAAACTAAAAGGGAAAAATGCCATCATCACTGGCGGGGACAGCGGAATAGGCCGGGCAGTGGCTATTGCCTATGCTAAAGAAGGTGCCAACGTCAGCATTGTCTATCTGGATGAACATGAAGACGCAAAAGAGACAAAACAAATCGTGGAACAATACGGCGGCAAATGTCTGTTATATTCTGGTGATATTGGTCAAAAAGATTTTTGTACAGATGTAGTAAAACAGACAGCAGAAGAGCTGGGAGGTTTACATATTCTCGTGAACAATGCGGCTGAACAGCATGTGCAAGAGAAGATAGAGGATATTTCCGAAGAGCAGCTGCTGCGTACGTTCCAAACTAATATCTTTTCCTATTTTTATTTTATCCAGGCAGCAATGCCATATCTGGATAAAGGAAGCTCCATTATCAACACCGCTTCTGTGGTGGCCTATAAAGGAATGCCTGTATTAATGGACTATTCCGCAACAAAAGGGGCAATTGTAGCGTTGACGCGTTCCTTGTCAGAGAATATCGTGGGCAGTGGAATCCGGGTGAACGGGGTAGCACCTGGTCCAATTTGGACGCCGCTCATTCCGGCATCCTTTGAGGGAGAACAGGTGGAGGAATTCGGTACCAATTCTCCGATGGGACGTCCGGGTCAGCCGGCTGAATTGGCTCCGGCCTATGTTTATTTAGCATCAGAGGATTCCTCCTATGTTTCAGGACAAATGATCCATATTAACGGCGGTACAGTCGTGAACGGATAA
- a CDS encoding YciI family protein translates to MGKSMSLQTYIYLLRLPERLYDPDHWTEEEKTIVSRHFSYLKKNVDSGVVILAGRTEQTDETGFGIVIFLARNETEAERFMNNDPAVQSEIMTAELSPYRLALMNEKFSIGV, encoded by the coding sequence GTGGGGAAATCCATGAGCCTGCAAACCTATATATATTTACTAAGATTGCCTGAAAGATTATATGACCCGGATCATTGGACGGAAGAGGAAAAAACAATAGTATCTCGACATTTTTCCTACTTAAAAAAGAATGTGGACAGTGGAGTGGTGATTCTCGCGGGAAGAACCGAACAGACGGATGAAACCGGGTTTGGAATCGTCATATTCTTGGCAAGAAACGAAACCGAAGCAGAAAGGTTTATGAATAACGACCCAGCCGTACAAAGCGAAATCATGACAGCAGAATTGTCCCCTTACCGACTGGCGTTAATGAATGAAAAGTTTTCTATAGGTGTTTAA
- the bioB gene encoding biotin synthase BioB, with product MAWKQLAEKVVEGYHITPEEALLILNEDDDNVLELIQAAFHIRKHYYGKKVKLNLIINAKSGLCPEDCGYCSQSMKADTEIDSYPLVSKKIIVDGAKEAKKNKIGTYCIVMSGRKPTNRDVDTVVQAVQDIKKEVDTMKICACLGLVNDAQAKLLKEAGVDRFNHNINTSKGHHSEITTTHDYEDRIRTLETLKSAGISPCSGVICGMGETLEDIVEMAFSLKELDADSIPVNFLHPIEGTKLAGMDDLTPLKCLKILAMFRFVNPTKEIRISGGREYNLRTLQSMGLYMANSIFVGDYLTTSGQASNQDHQMIKDLGFEIEENAFETESQQFAGV from the coding sequence TTGGCTTGGAAACAGCTAGCAGAAAAAGTGGTAGAGGGCTATCACATTACACCAGAAGAAGCCTTACTAATTTTAAACGAAGACGACGACAATGTATTAGAACTTATTCAAGCAGCCTTTCATATCCGCAAACACTATTACGGAAAAAAAGTAAAACTGAACCTGATCATTAACGCAAAGAGCGGCTTGTGCCCAGAAGATTGCGGCTACTGCTCTCAGTCCATGAAAGCCGACACCGAAATTGACAGCTATCCGCTTGTCAGCAAAAAAATCATCGTCGACGGAGCCAAAGAAGCGAAGAAAAATAAAATCGGCACCTACTGTATCGTCATGAGCGGGCGTAAGCCGACAAATCGAGACGTGGACACAGTGGTGCAGGCTGTTCAAGATATCAAAAAAGAAGTAGATACTATGAAAATCTGCGCCTGTCTGGGGCTAGTAAACGATGCACAAGCGAAACTCTTGAAGGAAGCGGGCGTGGACCGCTTTAACCATAATATCAATACAAGCAAAGGACATCACAGCGAGATTACCACGACACATGATTACGAAGATCGCATCCGCACACTCGAAACACTGAAAAGTGCAGGAATCTCCCCTTGTTCTGGTGTGATTTGCGGAATGGGTGAAACGCTGGAGGATATCGTAGAAATGGCCTTTTCGTTAAAAGAATTAGATGCAGACTCCATCCCCGTCAATTTCCTGCACCCAATAGAAGGAACAAAACTTGCCGGCATGGATGATTTGACTCCATTAAAATGCTTGAAGATCCTTGCCATGTTCCGCTTTGTGAATCCAACAAAAGAAATCAGGATTTCCGGTGGCCGCGAATACAATCTTCGCACGCTTCAAAGCATGGGGCTTTACATGGCAAATTCTATCTTTGTCGGTGACTATTTGACCACTAGCGGTCAAGCATCTAACCAAGATCACCAAATGATCAAAGACCTTGGTTTTGAGATCGAGGAAAATGCATTTGAAACAGAAAGCCAGCAGTTTGCCGGCGTGTAA